The genomic region AGTAAGGCAGAGCAGGGAACTTGCCCTTGATCTCCTGTGCATCGCCAAACACCCAAACTGTCGCCATACCCATGacctgatgctgaagaataTGGCAATGCATCATCCAAGCTCCAATATTCTCTTCGGTGATCTTGATTCTCCATGCTCTCCAACCAGCTGTATGGTGGGGTACGCCCTTGACGGCATAGCGATACAGATTAGTCGAGTCTCGAAGAACAGGCGTGAAGTTCTTGAAGTGCTTCTCGTTCTCATGCGCGTTATAAGTGCCATTTCCTGAGCCCAGGTCATAGACATGGTAGCCGTGCACATGCATAGGGTGAAAGTCCCAGCCACCTGTAGGGCCATTGTTGTTCTGCCATACAATATCCAAAACTTCGCCGACCTTGGCTGGGAAGGCTTTTGTGTTGGGGTCAAAACCGCCGTGCTCTAGTGCAAGGGTGTAGTTGGGTGTCTGGCCAGTTTCGTAGACTTGGATGAGATACGGAACTTGGTTGCGGTCTGCCTGGACACTCTCCTTCCATGGGAGACCGTTTTGACTGGATGAATTTGTCAGTAAGATATAGGGAGACATGCAAGAGTGTACTCACGCCCAGGCAACTGTGCCGTTCAATGTTCCATTCTCATACTGTCCAGTGGTCAGGACCTGATTGATCTGAATGGTCACTGTCCTGGTAACCTCGCTCAAACGAGGGAATGCCTTGTTGTTATACTCCGAAAGCCCCTCGAGCTTGTACTCGAGGTAGTCGTAAGTCTTGTTCGGCAAGACGACAGGTGATGAGGGTGGCAGAGTTCTTGGTAGCTTTGGTCCCTTGGGACATTTGTACCTCAGGATAGCGTAACCGCTGATCTGCTTCGGTCGATCACGGCTTTCATATCGAACCCAAAACTGCGAATCATCTCCACGGCAAACATCCTTTGCAGGCCTTGTCTTGAGGAGATAGCTGAAGCGTTGACCGGATGAAACTTGGACATGATCCACCTTGGCGGGCTTGGTGTATGAACCATCAGCTTCAATGACAGTCAGCTTGTCGTGACCATCAATTCCAAGCTTGATCATTGACAAAGCAGTTGCGCCAATAAATCGCATGCGATACGTTTTACCAGGATCGACTTGGATGACATGAGGCGTGCAGCTAATGTCAGAAGCAGTATCGAAACTCTGATTTCCGGAGTTGCCATTGATGGTAATCGCTTGAGGTTCACCAGACCACTTGAACGGATCTCCAAGGAGTCCTGCCTCAATTGTCTCATCTGACGCATCGTAGTTATCAGCGACAATAAGCGCGAGATCTCCATCGTACTTGTATTCGGGTTTATCGGCATCCTTGACGATCAGCACTCCATGCGCCGTCAAGCTCTGGAGTCCAACGTGCGAGTGATAAAAGTACGTTCCCGCATCTCCACGCTGAGGCCGAACTTCATAATCGAAGAAGTTATTCGCGGGAATGGGCCATTGGCTGACGAGAGGAGTACCGTCGGAAAAGGGTGCGGCTCGTTGGCTTATTCCATGCCAGTGCTGTCTCTGTCAGCTGACGTTTCATCGATTGGTGCAAGCGGACTTACGACAGTGAGGTTCTGGTCTGGAACGCGATTGTAGACACGGATCCAGACTGtttgctcttctttgaggTGCAGCGTAGGTCCAGGAAAGGTCCCGTTGAAAACGACCGATTGACGAGATTTGCAATTGACTTTGATGTCCTCTAGCGTAGCCTCAAGCACATAATCCGGCGTAAACGTCTGGTCGTGCACCTTGCATTTGGCAGCTGCCAAAGCCAACAATGGCAACACAGCGAGAATATTGAACATCATTTTGCAGACGCTGCCTCAGGTCATGAGAACGAGACCAGAGGTAAAGTtcaatctctatatatacaTACTTCAGGATGATGCGGCATGTCGCATTGGGGGCCAGGCAATGCAGGCCCTCTGAGGAGGTGCATTGTCACCCAACAAGCTTTCAGCCCGGATGACACGGCGTGAGCACTAAAGTATCACCTGAAGAAAGGGGCCTAGCGACTTTCCAAAGCGAGCATGGCACGGTACGCAATGACGTCTGTGATAGTGTCAACAAGCGGTGCGATTTGGTAATAACCAACAAAATACGAATaatgaaggaagaagctaGCGAGGCAGTAAGCAGAGGCGTTATTAATTGGTCATGAATTCAAGATCGTCGGGCTTCTCACCGGTTTTTGGGCGCTGAGTCTCACCTTTTTGGGCCAGCGCATGGCTTAGCCGGATTAATGTGCTGTAGCTTGGAGCTTGGGGGCGTAAGGTTTTATCTAGGCGCTATCTAAGCATCTGCCGCGTTTGAAACAAATTGGCATATGCAGAGAACTTCGCAAGCTTCGTTAGCTGCTGGGGTGGCCCCCGCTTCATTAATTACAGCCCCATTGATCTGCATGACAGTTATTTCGGGGCTTCGGAAACTGCAAAGTCTAAATGGGAACTGCTACGCGGACTGCGTTGATCCAATGAGTGTCTGGGGGTATGTCGGATGTCGAGGCCGCGCGATAGTTTTGAATGTGCCTCAAACTTCACAACTTCATTGTGCTGTGTAGCTTCAAATTGTGGTAGGCAAGATAAGTTCGCGAGATGTTCTGATCGATCGTTTACATTTGCCTTTCTCAATAATGCATCTCACCGTATGATATCCAGAGTTGTTATATGTGAACTCTTGGCGCGGTGAGCGGCTTAAATCGAGTGACGCAAATGAGGCAGTTCCTCGAGCTTTCGACTGAAGCAGCTGATTGCTTGGCTCAATGATGAGCGCATGTGACCTACAAAGGCCCGTACAATGGCTAGACAAGTCCCGAGTGGCCAAACTACCAACATCGCTGTCATGAAGGCTTTCGAGAAAAGCCTCTAGAGGGTCATCCCAGTGAATTTCTCCATCGGTGACGAGCCATGGAATGGCTAGTGCTGTAAACCCTTTACACATAGAACCAATGCTGAAGAGAGTGTCGAGATCTGGTCGAAGGCCTTGGTCGACATCACGGAAACCAATATATTTGTCGAATGCATTCGCATTAGGTCTGACACCCCAATTAGATGCCCCGGAGAGCCAGAAACAATGCAAGTTTGCTAAATATCTGTTGCTGCGACAAAGGAGACCTATCCACAGGTGGAAGTAATGCCTGATAAACTGTCCCCGgagttgttcttgatcttcgACACGTTGTATAAGAGAACAGAATCAAGACGTAGGTCTCGTCAGTGAAAGTCAGAAATCAACAGACAAAAGAGGAGTGAGTTACGGCGAGTGACATGTATCCTGCCAATTACTGCCATCAATTGATTATAGATTGTTATagcatgatgaagaatgttTAAACGTCCCAGAGAGGTTGAAATGGATTGAGTAAATTATTAATTGATTTGGCTGGAGCTTACTTATCGGGTGTTTGACCTAGGCTCATGTGAAGTCAAAACTAAGCGGAGTTTAATGTACTATTAGAAGTTCAAAGGCGAACTATGACAAGCACTGTGATGGATCAGAGATGAACGTGCCGCATAGTATCGCGACAAATTACTTGTGGCTTTGAGAGCATGTCACGACAGCCCAAATGTCTGACGACAGGTAGTGTATTGATACCTCAAACTTGACAACCTCGGTGAGTGGACATTCTGTTGCAGCGATGAAGCTCCCTTGTCCACTCATTCAGCGATAACCTGGTATCACTCAAACACAATCCCGTAGCCTCCCGAGTCCGCGTGCGATCAGTAAGATGCTTTTACATTCGCCATCCGAATACAGTGCACCTCACATCTGCTCTGATCTCCTATGTGTTGATCATCTGACGTTGCTTTCAAGATGATCTAGCCGGTTTCCTTGTCACTAGTCTTGGTCAGAAGCTGGTTTGAGCTTTATGAATTTCCATACTTACTTTAATTCTCTCAGTCACGGCCGAAGAGGGAATCCCTACATCGGCGATCACTTGCTCGGGGCTCCCTTGGTGCGATCCTCTTGGATCTTTCGTCGCGCAGATCATCTGAGGCCCTGCGCTTTGTACCAGCAATAATTGCCGTGGCAGGTGAAGGTGGATTCTGCGTCTCtgtctttggctttggcgataTGAGCGAAGTTGCGCTAGGTTGATTGTCGGATGGGGGCTGAGGGTCTTCTGGTGCGCCGTTGGTGCAGTCATTATAGAAATCGCGGAAGAAATCACAGCGGGGAGGGCCTTCATGGTCGTCATCCACGTCTGCAAGAAGCATGCGAACGTCAAAGTAGTACAACGCCCTGGTGAGATGCTCCTTGGTGACTACACGTCGTCCTCCAGTGAGTTGGCGTCGATCGGCCAGACACAAGAGGGTGTGTTTGGCCTCATCTATCACGCTCTTTCGCCAGTCACTTGTCTGGTAACATATACCAGTGATTCGGGTAAGAAGTAGGTTGAGATTCTGAAGCCATGAAAGTTCCATCAGAGAAGGCGCCGCATCGCCTAACTAAAGCCAGGGCAGCTCTCCAAGGATATCTTCGATCTCCCTGCAGATGATTGTCGTCGGTTCATCCGGGCAGCCTAAGTTGATGTTGGAGGGCTTGGCCGGGCCTGCTGGAGAGTCCGTCTTAGACGCCATTCCCGTGACTTGAGACGTCATGGTCGTGACTTTCTAATGAAGATAAGCAGGTTCCAGtaaagatggtgttgatgggtAAGTGAAGAAGATGTCACGAgtgtgagagtgagaagctGAAAGTAAGAGGAGCAGATTTGTGGATTGAAGAAAGTACTGTGACGCGTGAGACGCGGTGGAGGCAGTGATTCAGAGGCCTCGAGCGCGTCAAAACTTTGCCGATCAAAATACTCCAGCACTCCACGGATAGACCACAAGACGCCCTCTGAAGAGAAACAGATCGCCTCTCAATCGAATATGTCTCATTCAGTAACTGTTGTTATTTAAAACCACCTCTCAGGAACTACAACCTCTTGATCAACTTCTTACTCAATATAAGCCTTGATACGACAATCAGAAATGTTGCAGCAGACCCAACACCAGCCGCATAAAAGATGGCCGCTCTATACGGCTCAATCGACGAAGCCTCAGACGCACCGGCAGCATCGATCAGGATCCCCGCCAAAGGCGCTCCCATCAAGTATCCCGGTGTCCAGAACGACGTCATGAGACTGATAGAAGCGGCAGCTGATCCAGGCGCAAGTGCAGCTACAGCTGTCGGCAGTGCAACAAAGAAGCTCCCGTTCGCACATCCGTTGATGATTGCGAAGGCGAAGAGTGGAGGGAGCGATGAACTGACGGGCCAGATTGCTAGCATTGATACGCTGTTGATCAGAGCTGCAAGGGCCAAAGAGTTGAAAGCACCCATGCGATCGCAGATCCAGCCGCCGAAGAGACGTCCGACGGCTGTGGATGCGCCGAAACCCGCGACAAGCCCAGCACCTGTTGACGCTGAAAGTCCTATCGACCTCGCGAATACTGGTAAGAAGAATGGTGGCACGAAGAGAGCGAAGACTCCGACTGCACCTGACATGGTGAGAGTCAGAAATGGCATGCTCTTCAACTGTGACCAGTCGAATCTCGATGTTGCTCCACCACGCCTGAGCTCTGTGAGAAGAAACGCACAAGGGATTCCTGTCACGAGAATCGAAGCACCGAGAATTCGAAATGTCCACTGAAGGCCAACCTTATCGATCATGGCTTGCGTCGCCAGAGGAAGAACAGttgcaccaacaccacctcCCGCCTTGACTATTCCATTGGCTGTGCCGAGTCTACGGCTGAACCACTGAGTGGGCATGGTGTTCGTCGCAGTGTAGAGCAGCGATGTTGACAACCCGACGAGTAGTCCAGCAATGCAGAAAAGCCCGGCCAGGTGCTCAAGGGTGAAACTCGTGATGATCAGACCAGACCCGAAGAAGATTGTCGCCACGACACTGGTGATTCTTATGCCATACTCTCTTGACAGCCTGACTGATATCAAGCCAAAAGCGACCATACAGGCCATATACAGACTCCCAACAAAGGTGATGGTTCGAATATTAGTATGAAGTCGAGGTGATTGAACAATGGCAGCTTGCAAGACTCCCCAGGCTGTAGTGTATCCGTTTATCCAAAAGAGTAGAATGAAGCATGATGCGACAATTGTCCAGCCATATCCACCATCAGGAATTGCACTTGTAGCGTGTTCTggtggctcttcttcatttcgTGCGGTATTTTCATCGGTATTGAATGGACTCTGGCTCAAAGAAGACATCTCCATAGCATCGCCTTGGCGTGACGGATTCATGCTGGATGTCGTGACGGACTGTGCGATTGTGTTTGTGGCCATTTTGATGTAAGGGACGACTCGAGATGTATAGGACACTTCCGCTTCCAGCAAAGAGAACTATATAGCTGGGAAAAAAGCAATTGGCACAGACGGTATTGACGTCAACGTAGACCGTCATCACATGAAGGGCGCGCGTAAGCATAAGCACTGACGGCATTCACCATGCCTGTACCTTGGGCATGGACAACCATCTTCCCAGTCAAGTTAGACTCTCTTTCACCGCCGATAAACTCTTCCCCAAAGCGGCTTCAACGCGGGGTTAAACATTTTGTCCTTACAGATCTGGGGCTTGGCATTCTATCCATCGACCCTCATCTACAGTCTAATGAAGAAAGATCACAAACAGTAGTATTTCTTGCACATGCCGACTTATAACATAGCACTGGGTGTAAATTCTTAGGGTGCAGCTAGGTCAAGATGCGCAGTCTTGAGAACTCTTCAACCTTGAAGCTTGTCAGCATATGTCACCATGATGCCATGAAAGACAAGCTTGGAGGCGGCGGTTGCGAGCTTAGCCAGTGGACGATGTTGAATTACAAGAAATTGACTTATAGTGCGGAATAAAATGGTCTCTCTGGATAACCGGAAGGGGATATAGTTGCTGAGCAGTATTAATGACTCATTGACATCCTCTACGTTGAAGCGTCGTGAGTTCCGTCGGACAAGGTCTTCTTTTCACATACGGAATTCCGCTCACAAAGCACAACGAACTCCGTAGGTCCGTTTCATCAACATGTATGGAGCTCCGCTGCCCATAAAGCACTAGCTTTAAACCATGTGTGACTGGGCTCTGTACTATAGTGCTCCGGAGCTAAATTGATATTTCTTTCTATTCCTATTACATCATCAAGTGTACCCTACAGGCAAACTTTGACCGCGTTATTCTTGCAACATGAAAATTTTGACTTCGATGTtttatcctcctcctccttcttcttgcttggaCAAGTTATGCTATGACATGTCTCAGCTGTGAGAACCACCAATACGTACACAAAGAATACTGAATCATCCAGAAGGTATGAGCTTAGTTCTACATCGGGCTACCGAATAACTAGCTCGGTGCTACCTTTTTACTGATTAAATGAAATTAGGCCACATTGTCTTTCCCATGATCCTCCTCATTTGCCTCGTCACATTGAGGTTGTTTCTCTATTCCTTTCTCCTCCACTTCCTTTGTTTCCTCCTCCCCAGTTTTCTTCTTGCTAGGACATTCTGGATTCGGGCAGGTCTCGGGAGTAAAGGTGCCGCCCACGGTAGTTTTTATTTCCCCATTGATTACCAATGACGGAGAATGGAAGGTCGTTGAACTAGTTAGTCCTAAGTATGATGGGCAGTATACCCACTTCAAAGTTTCTGTATGCTCGCAGGCAGTACAGTATGTTATCTCGCGGATACACATGTTATTGCTTGCGTAGGTAATGCTTTTGAACACAATATCTTCGTTAGTGGACAGGAATTCTCTGGTCTGAAagtttgttgttgagggTTGAGTTGACACTGAGTGCTGGACTTTATAGTCACCCTTCTGTGAGATATCATGCGATTAGGATCATGACAGGCACATTGGCTTGACTTCAGTCAAATGTTCTCGTGGCAAATGAATTGAAATGCGGTGATTCATTATATTAGGCCAGAACTAGAGTATAGACTGAGTGAATAGATGTCATACAATATTACCCCAGCGAAGCCGACCTCCAGCCAACAGCTAAGGAAAGCTTTCAGCgtcggaagaagaagctaGTAACAATGGCACAAAGATGAACCTGACCTTCTAAGATGAAGATCTCTATACTGCAAATCAGGTCTCACGGTATTCCGTAGCCAGGGTTTGACAGTGAGACGCATTGGCGCATACACAAAGCAAAGTCATCACATCTCCCTTGATGGACTAGCATTTTCGGGCATTATGTTCGCCATAACGAGAGAAGTCTTCTGGAAGCCAAGTGTTGCATATTGAGTTCCGTCATGGCCATAGTCACGATGTATTACAAATATCGTAGATATATCGCTATTCTCCAAGACTACCGTGGTGCCAGTTTCTTTATTCCAGCTCTCTGACTTTCATGAATCCCTTTCTAACAAGCGCTACGTGCCCAGTCCGTACATTACAATCAATTCTATTCGATAAATGCTATTGGAACTCCTGGTCGCTAGAAGAAAGGAGGTTCTGGAGTATATGATTTGCCTGAAGCCAGCCAGGCATTGTACTGGGCCATAATGGAGCAATGATCAAAAGGGGAACTTCTGTCCTGATCAACTTCGGAGCAATCGCTTAAGTCACAATGTGTCTTGTTATCCCTGCGAGCCTTTTCACACCGACGAATGTCAAGGCCGACGCCTGTCGACGTGTGGCACCGTCTGCAGCGGTAAGTGATGTTTGTAAGCCAGCACATGATGGGCCAGTAGTTTTTGAGAAAACTTGAAAGATGTTATCTTAGTATAGTAGTGTGGAATCACAATGGAGTgtagtgttgatgttgatgtggGAGGgagagatcttcttgaggctAGGATGGCGGGTTTATATACTTGGGAAAGGGCAGTGATTCGCAAGGATAATGTGTTGATTTCAGATACGTTGGCCCTACAGTGTATCAAATCgtataatataaaggtcATGGCTTTGTTACAGTGCATCAGGCACAACGTCTCACCCTCACAGCCTCTGGGATCTACCGGATGGTATGAATCCCAACACAGCTGAACGATGCAAGTAAGCTGTCAATTCCTGATTCGGGTACATTTCCGGATATCTCAAATATGATAGAT from Fusarium fujikuroi IMI 58289 draft genome, chromosome FFUJ_chr04 harbors:
- a CDS encoding related to laccase precursor, with translation MMFNILAVLPLLALAAAKCKVHDQTFTPDYVLEATLEDIKVNCKSRQSVVFNGTFPGPTLHLKEEQTVWIRVYNRVPDQNLTVHWHGISQRAAPFSDGTPLVSQWPIPANNFFDYEVRPQRGDAGTYFYHSHVGLQSLTAHGVLIVKDADKPEYKYDGDLALIVADNYDASDETIEAGLLGDPFKWSGEPQAITINGNSGNQSFDTASDISCTPHVIQVDPGKTYRMRFIGATALSMIKLGIDGHDKLTVIEADGSYTKPAKVDHVQVSSGQRFSYLLKTRPAKDVCRGDDSQFWVRYESRDRPKQISGYAILRYKCPKGPKLPRTLPPSSPVVLPNKTYDYLEYKLEGLSEYNNKAFPRLSEVTRTVTIQINQVLTTGQYENGTLNGTVAWAQNGLPWKESVQADRNQVPYLIQVYETGQTPNYTLALEHGGFDPNTKAFPAKVGEVLDIVWQNNNGPTGGWDFHPMHVHGYHVYDLGSGNGTYNAHENEKHFKNFTPVLRDSTNLYRYAVKGVPHHTAGWRAWRIKITEENIGAWMMHCHILQHQVMGMATVWVFGDAQEIKGKFPALPYSQGYLNYGGSAYGTGAKPPVVNHYYSDDD
- a CDS encoding related to monocarboxylate transporter (reviewed:yes 1); the protein is MATNTIAQSVTTSSMNPSRQGDAMEMSSLSQSPFNTDENTARNEEEPPEHATSAIPDGGYGWTIVASCFILLFWINGYTTAWGVLQAAIVQSPRLHTNIRTITFVGSLYMACMVAFGLISVRLSREYGIRITSVVATIFFGSGLIITSFTLEHLAGLFCIAGLLVGLSTSLLYTATNTMPTQWFSRRLGTANGIVKAGGGVGATVLPLATQAMIDKVGLQWTFRILGASILVTGIPCAFLLTELRRGGATSRFDWSQLKSMPFLTLTMSGAVGVFALFVPPFFLPVFARSIGLSASTGAGLVAGFGASTAVGRLFGGWICDRMGAFNSLALAALINSVSMLAIWPVSSSLPPLFAFAIINGCANGSFFVALPTAVAALAPGSAAASISLMTSFWTPGYLMGAPLAGILIDAAGASEASSIEPYRAAIFYAAGVGSAATFLIVVSRLILSKKLIKRL